One part of the Phoenix dactylifera cultivar Barhee BC4 chromosome 4, palm_55x_up_171113_PBpolish2nd_filt_p, whole genome shotgun sequence genome encodes these proteins:
- the LOC103714205 gene encoding uncharacterized protein At4g10930 isoform X1 translates to MNPEESAKSESKEAVVEDEYDMEDAAFENERCGICTYVVIDRGVLDCCHHWFCFECIDKWATITNHCPLCKSEFQLITCLPVYDTTGSIKAEEYSLSRYDDWCIQGKNNTLSFPSYYIDENAVICLDGDGCKIRSGLSTAEDGSTLDTSIACDSCDIWYHAFCVGFNPECTSENSWLCPRCASVEVQQKLDCLPIQNPSKHSTLRSAGRVSNIDPSFLGKVSVSVADAGETAVVVSMVGGEPRTEGSSPLKNDIDINTGKDNGTSLSDSDADNLKLDMQLDKSGCVELICDSLMCSDDKGSIPLVQEIENSSERLLDMSPKMDVIQPDVKLTENSLAYAASEMVVVRAEDDILDTSLDQSQGVVLSSPCVSVIHGGFPGKNTEETAHSSSNFNEYNVSCPLSSENAENKNGLSEDNKCDTIPHLGISVTSPSSGDDMVTSTDEDILHAIHQKDINSRDLTMEHTEKFKTNVKDIDHLNDIVGKQEGYSQVRMEAEHPAKRAKLNENSQIPSSESQDNAFVLENSLTCSIAAAFPEDDNLICAPCEEAQTPDIMDIVQEPKHRKHDGEEGINPVTKTIEKQDISAGLRVKKIMRRVGNNESSILFQELRKEVRVVQNKTSNSTGEENAIDGKLLTAFRNAMVKPRNELADKLDPSVLGVRKSLLQKGKIRENLTKKIYGTSTGRRRRAWDRDWEIEFWKYRCSRMKPEKTETLQSVLELLKKASNPCLENSEVDQGPEDEATDSILSRVYLADASVFPRKDDIKPLSALTASSPIDNNQNVKNNNNLPGKDSQTPSESSEAKNPRGISKGLSPVKVPSSDNTGKRLNAPSIIGEARLKTRSNPISLLNGSIGREQNSNEPANQSCSSKNDKKKWALEVLARKNALANSSGSKDKQENGAMLKGNYPLLAQLPVDMRPVPASSFHNKVPVAVRQAQLYRITEHYLRSTNLSVIRRTAETELAVADAVNVEKEIFERSNSKLVYINLCSQVLSQHTKSQDETMASHLTGHNICGLDHSAKETYEPRATVSGKVEEALRRAGLSDTPPSSPVRVVKNPSEEDDLSLNVNKECLENVLDIDSHPKLDIYGDFEYDLQDGGYIAHSSMPNASRVSKLQPENADSRTKVILSTLKFEESDKFSDSDSLKPLSSVKEESTNDNLIVESQPDSFTLLEYQKAHGPGNAKVDVRLDTPLTLEPSKAEYKELYGPEKEHLVNVISGVVIGEGSNFMEMEAAAKATIPPETENNKSREEVTVSEFEIESCTENKTLLDHKSSRGGNSPTHSSIGENAPKEGISKSTSDKFSGSTFSISKKVEAYIKEHIRPLCKSGVITVEQYRWAVAKATDKVMRYHYKATNANFLIKEGDKVKKLAEQYVEVAQLKEM, encoded by the exons ATGAATCCAGAAGAAAGCGCCAAGAGTGAATCAAAAGAAGCTGTTGTTGAAGATGAGTATGATATG GAAGATGCTGCTTTTGAGAATGAAAGATGTGGAATATGTACATATGTTGTCATTGACAGAGGGGTTTTGGACTGTTGCCATCACTG GTTTTGTTTTGAGTGCATTGACAAATGGGCAACCATCACAAACCACTGCCCACTTTGCAAAAGTGAATTTCAGCTTATCACATGTCTTCCG GTGTATGATACCACTGGAAGCATCAAAGCCGAGGAATATTCTCTTTCCAG ATATGATGATTGGTGTATTCAAGGGAAAAACAATACACTCTCCTTTCCATCATACTATATTGATGAAAAT GCAGTTATTTGTTTGGACGGTGATGGGTGCAAAATTCGAAGCGGACTGTCAACAGCTGAGGATGGTTCAACTCTGGACACATCAATTGCTTGTGATTCATGTGATATATG gtaTCATGCTTTCTGTGTTGGATTCAATCCTGAGTGCACATCTGAAAATTCATGGTTGTGCCCGAG GTGTGCATCTGTTGAAGTGCAGCAGAAGTTAGATTGTCTCCCAATACAAAACCCAAGCAAGCATTCTACTTTGAGAAGTGCTGGTCGTGTATCAAATATCGACCCTTCCTTTTTGGGGAAGGTGTCAGTATCTGTTGCTGATGCTGGTGAGACAGCTGTTGTTGTCTCAATGGTTGGGGGAGAACCAAGGACTGAAGGCAGTTCTCCATTGAAGAATGATATAGATATTAATACAGGCAAAGACAATGGAACATCTCTATCTGATTCTGATGCTGATAATCTCAAACTTGATATGCAACTCGACAAGAGTGGTTGTGTTGAACTTATATGTGACAGCTTGATGTGCAGTGATGATAAGGGGTCCATACCCCTGGTTCAAGAGATCGAGAATAGTTCTGAAAGATTGCTGGATATGTCACCTAAAATGGATGTCATCCAACCAGATGTTAAACTGACAGAAAATTCATTAGCATATGCAGCATCTGAGATGGTTGTAGTTCGAGCTGAAGATGATATACTGGATACATCATTAGACCAATCACAAGGTGTGGTGCTGTCTTCCCCATGTGTTTCTGTAATACATGGTGGTTTCCCAGGCAAAAATACTGAAGAGACTGCACACAGCTCTTCTAATTTCAATGAATACAATGTCTCCTGTCCTCTATCAAGCGAAAATgctgaaaataaaaatggattatCTGAAGACAACAAATGTGATACCATTCCTCATCTTGGCATATCTGTAACCTCTCCTTCATCAG GAGATGACATGGTTACCAGCACTGACGAGGATATACTTCATGCTATACATCAAAAGGATATAAATTCTAGAGATTTGACAATGGAACATACGGAGAAGTTCAAGACAAATGTCAA agaCATTGATCATCTAAATGACATTGTTGGCAAACAAGAAGGATACTCACAGGTGAGAATGGAAGCTGAGCATCCTGCAAAGAGAGCTAAATTAAATGAAAATTCTCAGATACCATCTTCAGAAAGCCAAGATAATGCTTTTGTTTTGGAGAACTCTCTGACTTGTTCTATAGCAGCAGCATTTCCTGAAGATGATAATTTAATATGTGCCCCATGCGAAGAAGCTCAAACTCCAGATATAATGGATATAGTACAGGAACCCAAGCATAGAAAGCATGATGGCGAAGAAGGCATAAATCCTGTAACTAAAACCATAGAAAAACAAGATATTTCTGCTGGGCTGAGAGTAAAAAAGATAATGCGAAGAGTTGGAAACAACGAATCATCCATTTTATTTCAGGAACTGAGAAAAGAGGTAAGAGTAGTCCAAAATAAAACCTCCAACAGCACTGGCGAGGAGAATGCCATTGATGGAAAACTTCTGACAGCATTTCGGAATGCAATGGTAAAACCTAGAAATGAATTGGCTGATAAACTTGATCCTTCTGTTCTAGGAGTGAGGAAGTCATTGCTGCAAAAAGGAAAGATTCGTGAGAACCTAACCAAAAAAATATATGGAACATCCACTGGAAGACGAAGGCGTGCATGGGACAGGGATTGGGAAATTGAGTTCTGGAAGTACCGGTGTTCTAGGATGAAGCCTGAAAAGACTGAGACACTACAGTCTGTTCTTGAACTTCTTAAAAAAGCTTCAAATCCTTGCTTGGAGAACTCAGAGGTGGATCAGGGACCAGAAGATGAGGCTACAGATTCCATATTATCAAGAGTATATTTAGCTGATGCATCAGTTTTCCCAAGAAAGGATGATATCAAGCCCCTCTCTGCTCTTACTGCAAGCTCGCCAATTGACAACAATCAAAATgtgaaaaataataacaatCTACCTGGGAAAGATTCTCAAACTCCTTCTGAAAGTTCTGAAGCAAAAAATCCTAGAGGAATATCCAAGGGTTTATCCCCAGTTAAAGTTCCTTCATCTGATAACACAGGAAAAAGGTTGAATGCTCCAAGCATCATAGGAGAAGCTCGACTGAAAACAAGATCAAACCCTATTTCTCTGCTAAATGGTTCTATTGGAAGAGAGCAAAATTCCAATGAGCCAGCTAACCAGTCTTGTTCTTCAAAGAATGACAAAAAGAAATGGGCACTGGAGGTTCTTGCCCGAAAGAATGCTTTAGCAAATTCAAGTGGAAGTAAAGATAAACAAGAAAATGGAGCTATGCTCAAGGGAAATTATCCTCTATTA GCACAACTACCTGTGGATATGAGACCAGTCCCAGCATCTAGCTTCCATAATAAAGTTCCTGTAGCAGTTAGACAG GCGCAACTTTACCGTATCACTGAGCATTACTTGAGGAGCACAAACCTATCTGTCATTCGCAGAACTGCAGAAACTGAGTTGGCTGTTGCTGATGCAGTTAATGTAGAAAAGGAGATTTTTGAAAGATCCAACAGCAAGTTGGTTTATATAAACCTTTGCTCACAGGTTCTGTCTCAGCATACAAAGTCCCAAGATGAAACAATGGCCTCCCATTTGACGGGACACAATATATGTGGTCTTGATCACTCAGCAAAAGAAACATATGAACCTCGTGCCACAGTGTCCGGCAAAGTAGAAGAAGCATTACGAAGGGCTGGTCTTTCTGATACTCCTCCAAGCAGTCCAGTTAGAGTTGTAAAAAATCCCAGTGAAGAAGATGATCTTTCACTGAATGTCAACAAGGAATGCCTTGAGAATGTCCTAGATATTGATTCTCATCCCAAGTTGGATATATATGGAGATTTTGAGTATGATTTACAGGACGGGGGTTATATTGCTCATTCCAGTATGCCTAATGCTTCTAGGGTATCCAAATTACAACCAGAAAATGCGGATTCCAGAACGAAGGTTATTCTCTCCACTCTTAAATTTGAAGAATCAGATAAGTTTTCAGACTCTGATTCTCTAAAACCTTTGAGTTCTGTTAAAGAAGAATCAACCAATGATAACTTGATTGTTGAGTCACAACCCGATTCTTTCACCTTGCTGGAGTACCAAAAGGCACATGGTCCAGGAAATGCAAAAGTAGATGTTAGACTCGATACTCCCTTAACACTAGAACCATCTAAAGCAGAGtataaagagttgtatggacCAGAGAAGGAACATTTGGTGAATGTAATATCTGGTGTAGTAATTGGAGAAGGGAGCAATTTTATGGAGATGGAAGCAGCAGCAAAAGCCACAATTCCTCCTGAAACAGAAAATAATAAGTCAAGGGAAGAAGTGACTGTCTCTGAGTTTGAAATCGAGAGCTGCACGGAGAATAAGACACTTCTGGATCATAAATCTTCCAGAGGGGGGAATTCCCCAACTCATTCTTCTATAGGTGAAAATGCTCCAAAGGAGGGAATATCAAAATCCACCAGTGACAAATTCTCTGGTTCCACTTTTTCCATATCCAAAAAG gtgGAGGCTTACATCAAGGAACACATCAGGCCACTTTGCAAAAGTGGTGTGATAACAGTTGAGCAGTACCGGTGGGCGGTAGCGAAAGCCACCGATAAAGTTATGAGATACCATTACAAGGCCACAAATGCAAATTTTCTTATCAAGGAAGGTGACAAGGTGAAAAAGCTCGCTGAGCAGTATGTTGAGGTTGCTCAACTGAAGGAAATGTAG
- the LOC103714205 gene encoding uncharacterized protein At4g10930 isoform X2 produces MIPACIIHSSWFCFECIDKWATITNHCPLCKSEFQLITCLPVYDTTGSIKAEEYSLSRYDDWCIQGKNNTLSFPSYYIDENAVICLDGDGCKIRSGLSTAEDGSTLDTSIACDSCDIWYHAFCVGFNPECTSENSWLCPRCASVEVQQKLDCLPIQNPSKHSTLRSAGRVSNIDPSFLGKVSVSVADAGETAVVVSMVGGEPRTEGSSPLKNDIDINTGKDNGTSLSDSDADNLKLDMQLDKSGCVELICDSLMCSDDKGSIPLVQEIENSSERLLDMSPKMDVIQPDVKLTENSLAYAASEMVVVRAEDDILDTSLDQSQGVVLSSPCVSVIHGGFPGKNTEETAHSSSNFNEYNVSCPLSSENAENKNGLSEDNKCDTIPHLGISVTSPSSGDDMVTSTDEDILHAIHQKDINSRDLTMEHTEKFKTNVKDIDHLNDIVGKQEGYSQVRMEAEHPAKRAKLNENSQIPSSESQDNAFVLENSLTCSIAAAFPEDDNLICAPCEEAQTPDIMDIVQEPKHRKHDGEEGINPVTKTIEKQDISAGLRVKKIMRRVGNNESSILFQELRKEVRVVQNKTSNSTGEENAIDGKLLTAFRNAMVKPRNELADKLDPSVLGVRKSLLQKGKIRENLTKKIYGTSTGRRRRAWDRDWEIEFWKYRCSRMKPEKTETLQSVLELLKKASNPCLENSEVDQGPEDEATDSILSRVYLADASVFPRKDDIKPLSALTASSPIDNNQNVKNNNNLPGKDSQTPSESSEAKNPRGISKGLSPVKVPSSDNTGKRLNAPSIIGEARLKTRSNPISLLNGSIGREQNSNEPANQSCSSKNDKKKWALEVLARKNALANSSGSKDKQENGAMLKGNYPLLAQLPVDMRPVPASSFHNKVPVAVRQAQLYRITEHYLRSTNLSVIRRTAETELAVADAVNVEKEIFERSNSKLVYINLCSQVLSQHTKSQDETMASHLTGHNICGLDHSAKETYEPRATVSGKVEEALRRAGLSDTPPSSPVRVVKNPSEEDDLSLNVNKECLENVLDIDSHPKLDIYGDFEYDLQDGGYIAHSSMPNASRVSKLQPENADSRTKVILSTLKFEESDKFSDSDSLKPLSSVKEESTNDNLIVESQPDSFTLLEYQKAHGPGNAKVDVRLDTPLTLEPSKAEYKELYGPEKEHLVNVISGVVIGEGSNFMEMEAAAKATIPPETENNKSREEVTVSEFEIESCTENKTLLDHKSSRGGNSPTHSSIGENAPKEGISKSTSDKFSGSTFSISKKVEAYIKEHIRPLCKSGVITVEQYRWAVAKATDKVMRYHYKATNANFLIKEGDKVKKLAEQYVEVAQLKEM; encoded by the exons ATGATACCAGCTTGTATCATACACTCGTCATG GTTTTGTTTTGAGTGCATTGACAAATGGGCAACCATCACAAACCACTGCCCACTTTGCAAAAGTGAATTTCAGCTTATCACATGTCTTCCG GTGTATGATACCACTGGAAGCATCAAAGCCGAGGAATATTCTCTTTCCAG ATATGATGATTGGTGTATTCAAGGGAAAAACAATACACTCTCCTTTCCATCATACTATATTGATGAAAAT GCAGTTATTTGTTTGGACGGTGATGGGTGCAAAATTCGAAGCGGACTGTCAACAGCTGAGGATGGTTCAACTCTGGACACATCAATTGCTTGTGATTCATGTGATATATG gtaTCATGCTTTCTGTGTTGGATTCAATCCTGAGTGCACATCTGAAAATTCATGGTTGTGCCCGAG GTGTGCATCTGTTGAAGTGCAGCAGAAGTTAGATTGTCTCCCAATACAAAACCCAAGCAAGCATTCTACTTTGAGAAGTGCTGGTCGTGTATCAAATATCGACCCTTCCTTTTTGGGGAAGGTGTCAGTATCTGTTGCTGATGCTGGTGAGACAGCTGTTGTTGTCTCAATGGTTGGGGGAGAACCAAGGACTGAAGGCAGTTCTCCATTGAAGAATGATATAGATATTAATACAGGCAAAGACAATGGAACATCTCTATCTGATTCTGATGCTGATAATCTCAAACTTGATATGCAACTCGACAAGAGTGGTTGTGTTGAACTTATATGTGACAGCTTGATGTGCAGTGATGATAAGGGGTCCATACCCCTGGTTCAAGAGATCGAGAATAGTTCTGAAAGATTGCTGGATATGTCACCTAAAATGGATGTCATCCAACCAGATGTTAAACTGACAGAAAATTCATTAGCATATGCAGCATCTGAGATGGTTGTAGTTCGAGCTGAAGATGATATACTGGATACATCATTAGACCAATCACAAGGTGTGGTGCTGTCTTCCCCATGTGTTTCTGTAATACATGGTGGTTTCCCAGGCAAAAATACTGAAGAGACTGCACACAGCTCTTCTAATTTCAATGAATACAATGTCTCCTGTCCTCTATCAAGCGAAAATgctgaaaataaaaatggattatCTGAAGACAACAAATGTGATACCATTCCTCATCTTGGCATATCTGTAACCTCTCCTTCATCAG GAGATGACATGGTTACCAGCACTGACGAGGATATACTTCATGCTATACATCAAAAGGATATAAATTCTAGAGATTTGACAATGGAACATACGGAGAAGTTCAAGACAAATGTCAA agaCATTGATCATCTAAATGACATTGTTGGCAAACAAGAAGGATACTCACAGGTGAGAATGGAAGCTGAGCATCCTGCAAAGAGAGCTAAATTAAATGAAAATTCTCAGATACCATCTTCAGAAAGCCAAGATAATGCTTTTGTTTTGGAGAACTCTCTGACTTGTTCTATAGCAGCAGCATTTCCTGAAGATGATAATTTAATATGTGCCCCATGCGAAGAAGCTCAAACTCCAGATATAATGGATATAGTACAGGAACCCAAGCATAGAAAGCATGATGGCGAAGAAGGCATAAATCCTGTAACTAAAACCATAGAAAAACAAGATATTTCTGCTGGGCTGAGAGTAAAAAAGATAATGCGAAGAGTTGGAAACAACGAATCATCCATTTTATTTCAGGAACTGAGAAAAGAGGTAAGAGTAGTCCAAAATAAAACCTCCAACAGCACTGGCGAGGAGAATGCCATTGATGGAAAACTTCTGACAGCATTTCGGAATGCAATGGTAAAACCTAGAAATGAATTGGCTGATAAACTTGATCCTTCTGTTCTAGGAGTGAGGAAGTCATTGCTGCAAAAAGGAAAGATTCGTGAGAACCTAACCAAAAAAATATATGGAACATCCACTGGAAGACGAAGGCGTGCATGGGACAGGGATTGGGAAATTGAGTTCTGGAAGTACCGGTGTTCTAGGATGAAGCCTGAAAAGACTGAGACACTACAGTCTGTTCTTGAACTTCTTAAAAAAGCTTCAAATCCTTGCTTGGAGAACTCAGAGGTGGATCAGGGACCAGAAGATGAGGCTACAGATTCCATATTATCAAGAGTATATTTAGCTGATGCATCAGTTTTCCCAAGAAAGGATGATATCAAGCCCCTCTCTGCTCTTACTGCAAGCTCGCCAATTGACAACAATCAAAATgtgaaaaataataacaatCTACCTGGGAAAGATTCTCAAACTCCTTCTGAAAGTTCTGAAGCAAAAAATCCTAGAGGAATATCCAAGGGTTTATCCCCAGTTAAAGTTCCTTCATCTGATAACACAGGAAAAAGGTTGAATGCTCCAAGCATCATAGGAGAAGCTCGACTGAAAACAAGATCAAACCCTATTTCTCTGCTAAATGGTTCTATTGGAAGAGAGCAAAATTCCAATGAGCCAGCTAACCAGTCTTGTTCTTCAAAGAATGACAAAAAGAAATGGGCACTGGAGGTTCTTGCCCGAAAGAATGCTTTAGCAAATTCAAGTGGAAGTAAAGATAAACAAGAAAATGGAGCTATGCTCAAGGGAAATTATCCTCTATTA GCACAACTACCTGTGGATATGAGACCAGTCCCAGCATCTAGCTTCCATAATAAAGTTCCTGTAGCAGTTAGACAG GCGCAACTTTACCGTATCACTGAGCATTACTTGAGGAGCACAAACCTATCTGTCATTCGCAGAACTGCAGAAACTGAGTTGGCTGTTGCTGATGCAGTTAATGTAGAAAAGGAGATTTTTGAAAGATCCAACAGCAAGTTGGTTTATATAAACCTTTGCTCACAGGTTCTGTCTCAGCATACAAAGTCCCAAGATGAAACAATGGCCTCCCATTTGACGGGACACAATATATGTGGTCTTGATCACTCAGCAAAAGAAACATATGAACCTCGTGCCACAGTGTCCGGCAAAGTAGAAGAAGCATTACGAAGGGCTGGTCTTTCTGATACTCCTCCAAGCAGTCCAGTTAGAGTTGTAAAAAATCCCAGTGAAGAAGATGATCTTTCACTGAATGTCAACAAGGAATGCCTTGAGAATGTCCTAGATATTGATTCTCATCCCAAGTTGGATATATATGGAGATTTTGAGTATGATTTACAGGACGGGGGTTATATTGCTCATTCCAGTATGCCTAATGCTTCTAGGGTATCCAAATTACAACCAGAAAATGCGGATTCCAGAACGAAGGTTATTCTCTCCACTCTTAAATTTGAAGAATCAGATAAGTTTTCAGACTCTGATTCTCTAAAACCTTTGAGTTCTGTTAAAGAAGAATCAACCAATGATAACTTGATTGTTGAGTCACAACCCGATTCTTTCACCTTGCTGGAGTACCAAAAGGCACATGGTCCAGGAAATGCAAAAGTAGATGTTAGACTCGATACTCCCTTAACACTAGAACCATCTAAAGCAGAGtataaagagttgtatggacCAGAGAAGGAACATTTGGTGAATGTAATATCTGGTGTAGTAATTGGAGAAGGGAGCAATTTTATGGAGATGGAAGCAGCAGCAAAAGCCACAATTCCTCCTGAAACAGAAAATAATAAGTCAAGGGAAGAAGTGACTGTCTCTGAGTTTGAAATCGAGAGCTGCACGGAGAATAAGACACTTCTGGATCATAAATCTTCCAGAGGGGGGAATTCCCCAACTCATTCTTCTATAGGTGAAAATGCTCCAAAGGAGGGAATATCAAAATCCACCAGTGACAAATTCTCTGGTTCCACTTTTTCCATATCCAAAAAG gtgGAGGCTTACATCAAGGAACACATCAGGCCACTTTGCAAAAGTGGTGTGATAACAGTTGAGCAGTACCGGTGGGCGGTAGCGAAAGCCACCGATAAAGTTATGAGATACCATTACAAGGCCACAAATGCAAATTTTCTTATCAAGGAAGGTGACAAGGTGAAAAAGCTCGCTGAGCAGTATGTTGAGGTTGCTCAACTGAAGGAAATGTAG
- the LOC103714204 gene encoding uncharacterized protein LOC103714204, giving the protein MEVLSLKPFLTVSAAHLSRNPKPTPSHFNPCCTPHSKPSPSVSFVAPPRKPWPLKTLETQPDANPIAPFCLLLPIFHSFGVFAFSRAPNIRSWLKGGLVEDEGGCGNDLLCCGGIGMMVMSTTAALSKAQVSPFLWTLAGNPTFVSGLVAWALAQTIKMLLNFFVERRWDFRMLFSSGGMPSSHSALCMALTASVGMCHGAADSLFPVCLGFSLIVMYDATGVRRHAGMQAKVLNKIIEDLFQGHPISERKLKELLGHTPSQVIAGALLGILVACVCCQGCVFAI; this is encoded by the exons ATGGAAGTCCTTAGCCTCAAACCTTTCCTTACGGTTTCCGCCGCCCACCTCTCCAGAAACCCTAAGCCCACTCCCTCCCACTTTAATCCCTGTTGCACTCCCCATTCCAAACCCTCCCCCTCAGTCTCCTTCGTCGCCCCTCCAAGAAAACCCTGGCCCCTCAAAACCCTAGAAACCCAACCCGATGCCAACCCTATCGCCCCCTtctgcctcctcctcccaaTCTTCCACTCATTCGGGGTTTTCGCCTTCTCTCGGGCGCCAAACATTCGATCTTGGCTCAAAGGTGGCCTTGTCGAGGACGAAGGGGGGTGTGGGAATGATTTGCTATGCTGCGGAGGGATTGGGATGATGGTGATGAGCACCACGGCGGCGTTGTCGAAGGCCCAGGTCAGCCCTTTTTTGTGGACGCTGGCCGGGAACCCAACTTTCGTGTCGGGGCTTGTGGCGTGGGCGCTGGCACAGACTATAAAGATGCTCCTGAACTTCTTTGTGGAGCGGAGGTGGGACTTCAGGATGCTATTTAGTTCTGGAGGGATGCCATCGTCGCACTCGGCGCTGTGTATGGCGCTGACTGCGTCGGTGGGCATGTGCCATGGGGCAGCAGACTCGTTGTTTCCTGTATGCCTTGGTTTCAGCCTTATTGTTATGTATGATGCGACTGGGGTGCGGAGGCATGCTGGGATGCAGGCTAAG GTACTGAATAAGATCATTGAGGACTTGTTTCAAGGGCATCCTATCAGTGAAAGAAAGCTTAAGGAGCTTCTAGGCCACACTCCATCACAAGTCATTGCTGGGGCTCTTCTAGGCATCTTGGTTGCTTGTGTTTGCTGCCAAGGATGTGTTTTTGCCATTTAA